A window of Thermoplasmata archaeon contains these coding sequences:
- a CDS encoding FAD-dependent oxidoreductase, whose amino-acid sequence MMQGTAPAPAATQAKPVFKEAPPKFRSGRHTAIVQEVFDIAPKAPETYLIRFTFENEPVFDFEPGQFISIFAEKEGKKISRPYSIASWPENKDYLELCVKVVEGGFMSNYLHHLTPGTKLASIAPLGRFVLQEPLLYDTLFVATGTGVAPFVSHLGHIFQNHLDDGHELHLVFGTRYTYELIYHDLFLKWEREHPNFHYYSTVSRPETPDYKGRVGYVQKIIQNELKDYANKQVLICGLNNMVEDVQNLCKQLGFALVRFEKWD is encoded by the coding sequence ATGATGCAAGGCACCGCCCCCGCCCCGGCGGCGACCCAGGCCAAGCCCGTTTTCAAGGAGGCTCCTCCCAAGTTCCGATCCGGGAGGCACACCGCGATCGTGCAGGAGGTCTTCGACATCGCGCCGAAGGCGCCGGAGACCTATCTCATTCGCTTCACGTTCGAGAACGAGCCCGTGTTCGACTTCGAACCGGGCCAGTTCATCTCGATCTTCGCGGAGAAGGAGGGCAAGAAGATCTCCCGGCCGTACTCGATCGCCTCGTGGCCGGAGAACAAGGACTACCTCGAGCTCTGCGTCAAGGTGGTCGAAGGCGGCTTCATGTCGAACTACCTGCACCACCTCACACCGGGCACCAAGCTCGCTTCCATCGCGCCCCTCGGGCGCTTCGTCCTCCAAGAACCGCTCCTGTACGACACTCTGTTCGTGGCCACGGGGACGGGCGTCGCTCCCTTCGTCTCCCACCTGGGCCACATCTTCCAGAACCACCTGGACGACGGCCACGAGCTCCACCTCGTCTTTGGCACGCGGTACACGTACGAGCTGATCTACCACGACCTGTTCCTGAAATGGGAGCGGGAGCACCCGAACTTCCACTACTACTCGACGGTCTCCCGCCCGGAGACCCCGGACTACAAGGGCCGCGTGGGCTACGTCCAGAAGATCATCCAGAACGAGCTCAAGGACTACGCGAACAAGCAGGTCCTGATCTGCGGGCTCAACAACATGGTCGAGGACGTCCAGAACCTGTGCAAGCAGCTCGGGTTCGCCCTCGTACGGTTCGAGAAGTGGGACTGA